The following nucleotide sequence is from Brachyspira suanatina.
TTTGCACCTAGCTATAGCCTCTCCAATAAATGCTGCTTTTAAATTCTCATTTGTTTTTGAATTTTTTAGATCCATGTATTCTCCTTATAATTTTCTTTTCCTATTAATTAGTATAGATATTTTACTATTTAAAATATATAAAAACATAAAAAAAGAAATTTTTATATTTTATGTATCGGTTATTTAATATTTTAAAATGATAAAGTATCAATATCGTAAAAAATAAAACTTTATATAATTTATTATATATTATCGTTTTTATTATTTATTTTATAAAGGCAAACAATAGAAAGAAAAGCTAAAACAGAAAGTACAGCTCCACCAAAACCTACCCATCTTATACCGAAATTATCGAATATGCTGCTTCCTACAAATGATCCTAAAGCTATACCGAAATTGAATGAAAAAGAATTGTTTGATGAAGCCAAAGTAATGCATGAAGGATACTCTCTTTCCGTAAAATCTAAAATATTTAACTGTACAGGGGAGTTCATTAAGTACATTAAGAAACCTATGATTAATATGACAATAGAAGAACTTACAGCATTAAGAAGTGCAAAAGGTAAAATTATCATACATAGAAACTGCATCATAAATACATATCTTAGTCTATATACTCCATTATTTTCTGCCAATTTTCCGGAAAGCAGATTACTGAAAAGAACTGTTACTCCAAACACTAGTAATGCGGCACTTATATATTTATTAGGTATATGAATATAATCAAGGAAAATAGGCTTTAAATAGGTATAAAGTACATAGGAAGATGCGGCACCGAAAAGTATTGTAAAAGTACTTAATATGAATCTGGTATCTTTGAATAAGATGAATTGTCCTAATAATTTTACTTTATGAGTAGGAGTATTTTTAGGAAGTGTAGCAAACATCAAAATTGTCATAACAGCACTGAATACGGATATAAATATAAAAGAAGCACGCCATCCGAAATAATAACTTATGCTTGTACCTATAGGTACTCCAAATATTGAAGCTATGCTGAAACCAGAATATATCCAAGCTACAACCATAGGTCTTTTATCTTTTGTTGATATATATGGACTAAACGATATTGATACAGATATTAATGCCCCTGAAATTATAGCTATAAACATTCTAACAATAAGAAGGAAAGTATAATTTGAAGCTAATGAACATAAGAAATTACCTGCTATAAATAATATGCTTGCAAATATTATAAAATGAAATCTATTGAATTTTCCGGCAATAGCTGCTGAAAAAGGAGTGCATACTGAATAGGCTAGGGCAAACATAGATACAAGTCCGCCTGCTTTAACTTCTGTAATATTAAATCCTTCAGCTATTTCTGTTAAAACTCCTATAACTATAAACTCACTTGTACCTAAAGCAAAACTAAGAAGCACTAAAGAAATTATAGCTAATAATTTATTTTCTGAAGTGCTGCTTGAAATAACATTTTCATCATTGTTATTAGACATAAATAAACTCTCAAAAATAATTGCATTAGTTCTATACCTTTTTTGAAAAAAATTCAATTATAATATATAATTTATTCAGCAAATTTTTAACAAAAAATAGGTTATATTGTTATGAAAAAATCAAACAATAATAATTCATTAAAATTTTTGGAATTAGCAAAAGAAAAACAAGAACTTGGAGAATATAAAGAGGCATTGGAATATTATAAAAAATCTATAGAAGAAGATCCAGATAATTTAGAATCTTATTTCGGACTCAATTTAATTAATTCTTATATTGAAATGGAAAAAGAATTAAAAAATGATGATAATGATTGCAAAACAAATAAGCATATAGAACTTTTTAATGTATTTAATGAGTTTTTAGATAAAAAATGAAAATCATAAATATTTTTTTAATTCTTTATAAATCTCTGAAGCAAATACACTATGTCCATTCTCATTTAAATGAACTCCGTCAAAGAATATATCATAATAATTATTTTCTTTTAAAATCTTATTTACGAATATATTATAAACATCTATGCTTTTTATATTATTTTTAGCAGTATAATCATTTATAAAATTTACATACTCTTTTAAAATACTTTCAAATTCTTCTATATTATTAGATTCAAAAAAACTGAAAGCCTCTTTTACAAAAGCAATAGGGGTAAAAACAATTATATCAATATTATTTTCTAAAGACTTATTTATTATATTTATAAAATTATTTTCTATTTTTTCTAAAGGTTTACATGTAAATATATCATTAACCCCGCCCATTAAAATGACAGTGTCAGCATTTTCTCTTACACAATCCATATCAAAACGTACAAGCATGCCTGAAATCATGTCTCCATTAATACCTTTATTTATAAATTTAATATCTTTATTTTCTTCAGCAAATTTATCATTTAAAATTTTAGTCCAAACTTTATTCCTTCCAACCATATATCCATAAGTGGTGCTGTCGCCTAAACAAACTATGTTCATAAATTATTCCTTAACTTAATATTATTATTAATTATACACAATAAAAATATTTAAATAAATCCATTTTTAATATATTATTATTCAATACAATATTAATCAATAAAAAATTACTTGGGGGCAAAATGTATGTTTAATAGTTTGAAAGATACATTCACATTAAATAATGGTTATAAAATTCCATGTATAGGATTTGGTACCTGGCAGACTCCTGATGGTGAGACTGCTGTAAACTCTGTAATAGAAGCTATAAAGTCAGGGTACAAACATATTGATACTGCTGCTGTATATGGTAATGAAAAGAGCATAGGAAAGGCTATTAAAGAAAGCGGCATAAATAGAGATGAACTTTTTGTAACAAGTAAGGTTTGGAATAAAGACAGAGGATATAAAACAACATTAGCTGCTTTTGAAAAAACTCTTAATGATTTACAGCTTGATTATTTAGACTTATATCTTATACATTGGCCTGCATCAGTAAATAAATTTAATGATTGGGATAATATAAATTTAGAAACTTGGAAAGCTATGACTGAGCTTTATAAGACAGGTAAAATAAAATCAATAGGAGTATCAAATTTCATGCCTCATCATTTGAAATCATTGATGGAAACAGAAGTTAAGCCTATGGTTGATCAAATAGAATTTCATCCTGGTTTTATGCAGGAAGAAACATTAAAATATTGTAATGATAATAATATATTGGTAGAGGCATGGAGTCCTTTAGGTACAGGCAAGATGATTAATAATGAAACATTAAAAAGTATTGCTTCTAAATATAATAAATCTGCAGCTCAGCTTTGTATAAGATGGTGCTTACAAAATAATACTTTACCTTTACCTAAGTCAGTAACAGCTTCACGTATAAAGGAAAATACTGAAATTTTCGATTTTGTTATAAGTGACGAAGATATGAAAACAATTAATGCTATGGAATATTTCGGAGGTTCAGGACATCATCCGGATAAAGTGAATTTCTAATAAAAAATAATTTAACCTTATTTTTACTATGTAATTTATTTATGTTGATAAAATATGTTTTAAGATATATAATAATAAAAAATATTTATTAAGGGGATTTTTTCAATGAAATTTTTTATAGATACAGCAAATGTTGATGAAATTAGAAAAGCTAATGATATGGGGGTAATTTGCGGAGTTACTACAAACCCATCTTTAATAGCTAAAGAAGGAAGAGATTTCAAAAAAACTATAGAAGAAATCACTACTATAGTTGATGGTCCTATATCAGGAGAGGTAAAAGCTACTACTGTTAAAGCAGAAGACATGATAGCTGAGGCAAGAGAAATAGCTAAAATACATAAAAATATGGTAGTGAAAATTCCTATGACAGTAGAAGGTTTAAAAGCTGTAAAAGTTTTATCTAAAGAAGGAATTAAAACTAATGTTACTTTAATATTTTCAGCAAATCAGGCACTTTTGGCAGCAAGAGCTGGTGCTACTTATGTTTCTCCATTCATAGGAAGACTTGATGACATATCATTTGACGGTCTTGAACTTATTAGAACAATATCAGAAATATTCGCTACACATGCAATAGAAGCAGAAATAATTTCAGCAAGCGTAAGACACCCTATACATGTTATGGAATGTGCATTAGCAGGTGCTGATATAGCTACAGTACCTTATAATGTTATAGAGCAGATGACTAAACATCCATTAACAGATCAAGGTATAGAAAAATTCAAAAAAGACTATGAAGCAGTTTTTGGTAAATAATTGACTATAATTTTAATAATTGACTTTTATTTGTTGGGAAGTATTTTAATTAATGCTTCCCTTTTTATTTGTTTACCGCACGCAGAATGAATTTTTAAACTTATAATTATTTTGAATTCTAATCTAAATATTAAATAAAAATGAGTTAACCGTGCGGTGTATATATTCTAAATTTAAAAAACGCTTGGGTGGGTGCTAAAATTTCTAATTAAACTATAAAAATAATTAATATTAAAATTATAAATTTAGTAATAAAGCATAAGGGGCGGGGAATGAAAATAAGTTTTAAAAAATTATTCTCACTTCCCACCCTTTAGGCTTTTAATTATAACTGTTATTTTTGTATAATCTTTTCTTTTAGTTTTCACTGTAATTACAGCAACCCACCCAAGATTTTTTTAAATTTGCTGCTTACATAAACG
It contains:
- a CDS encoding GDSL-type esterase/lipase family protein, producing MNIVCLGDSTTYGYMVGRNKVWTKILNDKFAEENKDIKFINKGINGDMISGMLVRFDMDCVRENADTVILMGGVNDIFTCKPLEKIENNFINIINKSLENNIDIIVFTPIAFVKEAFSFFESNNIEEFESILKEYVNFINDYTAKNNIKSIDVYNIFVNKILKENNYYDIFFDGVHLNENGHSVFASEIYKELKKYL
- a CDS encoding aldo/keto reductase, translated to MFNSLKDTFTLNNGYKIPCIGFGTWQTPDGETAVNSVIEAIKSGYKHIDTAAVYGNEKSIGKAIKESGINRDELFVTSKVWNKDRGYKTTLAAFEKTLNDLQLDYLDLYLIHWPASVNKFNDWDNINLETWKAMTELYKTGKIKSIGVSNFMPHHLKSLMETEVKPMVDQIEFHPGFMQEETLKYCNDNNILVEAWSPLGTGKMINNETLKSIASKYNKSAAQLCIRWCLQNNTLPLPKSVTASRIKENTEIFDFVISDEDMKTINAMEYFGGSGHHPDKVNF
- the fsa gene encoding fructose-6-phosphate aldolase; this translates as MKFFIDTANVDEIRKANDMGVICGVTTNPSLIAKEGRDFKKTIEEITTIVDGPISGEVKATTVKAEDMIAEAREIAKIHKNMVVKIPMTVEGLKAVKVLSKEGIKTNVTLIFSANQALLAARAGATYVSPFIGRLDDISFDGLELIRTISEIFATHAIEAEIISASVRHPIHVMECALAGADIATVPYNVIEQMTKHPLTDQGIEKFKKDYEAVFGK
- a CDS encoding tetratricopeptide repeat protein — translated: MKKSNNNNSLKFLELAKEKQELGEYKEALEYYKKSIEEDPDNLESYFGLNLINSYIEMEKELKNDDNDCKTNKHIELFNVFNEFLDKK
- a CDS encoding MFS transporter; the encoded protein is MSNNNDENVISSSTSENKLLAIISLVLLSFALGTSEFIVIGVLTEIAEGFNITEVKAGGLVSMFALAYSVCTPFSAAIAGKFNRFHFIIFASILFIAGNFLCSLASNYTFLLIVRMFIAIISGALISVSISFSPYISTKDKRPMVVAWIYSGFSIASIFGVPIGTSISYYFGWRASFIFISVFSAVMTILMFATLPKNTPTHKVKLLGQFILFKDTRFILSTFTILFGAASSYVLYTYLKPIFLDYIHIPNKYISAALLVFGVTVLFSNLLSGKLAENNGVYRLRYVFMMQFLCMIILPFALLNAVSSSIVILIIGFLMYLMNSPVQLNILDFTEREYPSCITLASSNNSFSFNFGIALGSFVGSSIFDNFGIRWVGFGGAVLSVLAFLSIVCLYKINNKNDNI